The Alteribacter populi genomic sequence AGTATTGACCAAACGGCAAAAGTAGCGAGTAAATATGCTGATGAAGTTTTTCGCTTTCATTTGAATCAAGGAAAAGCTGCAGCTGCAATTACTGGATTAAGACAAGCGCGTGGTGAATACGTAATGCTTCTTGATGCGGATTTACGATCGACGGCAAAAGAAGCAAGTAAGCTGCTCTCCCCCCTTCTGAAAAAAGAAGCAGATGTCACAATTGCTGAATTTCCTATTACTTTAAATGGAAAAGGCCTTGGTTTTATGAAGAGAAGAGCACAGCAAGTCCTTTTCCGACAATTTTATGTAAAGCTTTTTAGTCCATTATCTGGTCAGAGAGCCTTTCACCGGAAATGGGTTAACTATCTTTCAGAAGACGTTAGAGATAGTCGCTTCGGTTTTGAAATGGCATGTAATTTCGACTTTTTAAGCCGTGGGGCTGTTATTAAAGAAGTTCCTACTTTTATGGAGCACCATGCTTATGGAAAAACGATTCACGGCTTTTTACACCGATCGAAACAATGGTATGAAATGGAGCGTTTTTTATGGCAGCGTACCTCTGGAAACCTTTATTAATTGCAATATTATACACTGTTACATCACATTTTTTTCATAAATGGCGGTGGACGGTGAAAAATTTCAATAATAAATCCGTGCCGTATAACTTTGGAGTGGTTCTTTTTTTCTGGATTACCCTTGACTATGTTCGCCCAACTGCAATTGAGCTTCAAGCGGTTGATTATTGGTTTTTGTTGAGCATTTGGTTAATTGGGTGGATGGATGACCAATTCGGTACTTCATTTCCTAAAGGAATAACAGGACATTTCCGTTATTGCTTCAATGAAAGAAAAATGACCACTGGTTTCATAAAAGCTTTTGGTGGAGTGATTCTTTCCTTTCTATATTTACTTCTTCTATTAAAAAGTGGGGAAATTTCATTTTCTGAAGCGACTATACTTTCCTCATTGTTAATTTTACTTCCCCATGTACTTAATTTACTTGATACTAGACCGCTGCGCGTAATGAAGGTGGGAGCGCTTATTTATTTCGTTATCCTCTTTCAGTTACAGGGTGGTTTGCTTGTCGTTCCGGGTTTACTGATTTTATTTCTTTTGTGGTTTAAAGAAGAAGTCAGAGAGCGAACGATGCTAGGAGATAATGGTGCTATGGTATTCGGGGCATATTTAGCCGTACTAGCTCGATATCTTGATGGAAATAGTATCGTCATTACCTTAGTAACCATTTGTGTTTTGTTAACAATCCTTGCAGAAAAATACTCAATCAGTCGAATTGTCGCAAAAACAAAGCTCCTTAGAGCAATTGATCTCTTTGGACAAAGAAAAGAAACCTAGAGGCAATAAGCGAAGAAGATGCAAAACTAAAAGCCCGCTATGAGCGTTTTCATAACGGGAGAGCAGCAAGTGAGGCCATTGCTTATTTATGGTTAAGCTTTGAAAGTTTTCAAGTTTTTCGTCATACCTGTTTCTTCTCTTTTAGTTGAAAACGAGGAGCAACTTTTTTGTTTTTCCGGTCTCGGTGTAAAATAAACCCCCCGATAAACCATACCCCTAAGATTAGAGCTAATAAGCCGATAAAAAATTGGAGTAGTAAAGACGGATAGGGAATATTTAAGATTTGGAACACTGTGTCGCGCATAAGTTTAATTCCGTAACCGGCAATAAAACCGGGAATAAGGAGGACGAGGAGTGCTAAAAATCGTTGAAGTGTCATAAGCAAATTCCTTTCTATGAATTCTCTTCTATTTTATCTGAATAAAAGAATGTCTGCAAATCCTAATTAGTATGCCCTCTGTAAACGTACTAGGCTCATTTAGTAAAGATTTGTTTATTAAAGCAAGCCCGAATAAACGCTCAAAAAGCAACAAACTTTACGAAAACAGCTATGTACTATGAAAAATCTTGCATACACGATACAATAAAGGTAACATCGAGAATTAACAGGGGGGAGAGAAGAGTGATGGTCAAAAAAATTCTTCTAATTGGAGGCGGAACAGGAGGAGCGGCATTATTTGATGTCCTTCACCGAACCGCTCATACACAAGTGGAAGGGGTTGTAGATTTAAACATAAAGAGCCCTGGTTGTTTAAAAGCAAAGCGCGCTCATATTCCTGTTTTTACACAGTGGCAGAAAGCGTTAAGTCAGCTCAGTGGCATTGACACAGTCATTGAAGTAACGGGTGATCCGGCTTTATATGAAAATTTGCGAAATGAATTGTCGGCAAAACCGATTACGCTCATACCTAGTTCAGTCGCATCCATTCTTTTTTACTTGATCGAAGAAAAAGAAGAACTTTTGAATGAGAAAACAAAGCACTTCTCTAAATTAGAGTTGATACTAAACTCAACTCATGATGGAATGATTGCAATTGATGATGAGGAAAGAATCACGCTGATTAATAAGCGTGCTGAAGAAATAGCAGGATTAAAAAAAGAAGACACCATTGGAAAGGCAATTCATAGTGTGCTTCCTTCTAGTAAATTACCACGTATTTTAAAAACAGGGAGGGTTGAAAGAAATCAACGCCAAGCGATTTACCAAGGGAGGGCGATTATTACCACTCGCTTACCGATGAAGGTGGGAAACCACACAATCGGGGCTCTTGCTGTGTTCAAAGATATTACTGAAATCGAGCAAATGGCTGAGGAAGTAACAAACTTAAAGAGTGTTCAAACGATGCTAGAAGCTATTATCCATTCGTCTGATGATGCGATCAGTGTAGTCGATGAAGAAGGAAAGGGGTTAATTATTAACCCTGCCTATACGAGACTTACAGGTCTTACGCCGGAGGAAGTACTTAATAAACCCGCGACAACAGACATTTCTGAAGGAGAGAGTATGCACCTTCAAGTGATAAAAACGCGTAAACCTGTACGCGGAACGAGACTTAAAGTGGGTCCTAAGCGAAAAGATGTCATTGTAAACGTAGCACCAGTTATTGTAGATGGAACGTTAAAAGGGAGTATTGGCATCATTCATGATGTATCGGAATTAGAAACGTTAAATACAGAATTAGAACGAGCTAAACAGATCATCAGAACATTAGAAGCGAAATATACGTTTGAAGATATTATTGGCGATTCCGAGGAATTTAACATTGCAATAGAACAGGCGAAAATGGCTGCTACAACCCCTGCTACTATTTTACTTCGAGGTGAATCGGGTACGGGTAAGGAATTGTTTGCCCATGCTATACATAATGGAAGCGATCGCAAATATAACAAGTTTGTAAGAGTCAACTGTGCTGCCATATCTGAAAGTTTGCTTGAAAGTGAACTTTTCGGGTATGAAGAGGGCGCATTTTCTGGTGCTAAACGTGGAGGGAAAAAAGGATTATTTGAAGAAGCGCACGGAGGGACTATTTTTCTAGATGAAATCGGAGAATTAAAGAGCGAAACACAAGCTAAACTCCTTCGGGTATTGCAAGAAAAAGAAGTGGTTCGGGTGGGAAGTACGAAGACGATTGACATTGATGTACGAGTGGTCGCGGCAACGAATGTGAACCTCGAGCAAAAAATGAATGAAAAAGAATTTCGGAGTGACTTGTACTACCGTCTCAATCGAATGCCTATTCAAATCCCACCATTACGTGCAAGAAAAGAGGATATACCAAATATTTGCCAGCATTTATTAACAAAGTTGAATCAAGATTATGGGAGAAACGTCGAAGGTTTGACTGAAAGTGGACTTAACCATTTAATGAATTATAATTGGCCAGGTAACGTCAGGGAGTTAGAAAATATATTAGGGAGAGCAATGATTCATATGCATTATTCACAAATATTGATTGATACTACCCATTTGCCTCCATTAGCAATGGAAAAATCGAGCACTTCTAAACAGGCGGAGGAAAAGTTAGGTGAAGAAAGTATAGGAAGCCTTCAGGAGCAAATGGAAGAAAAGGAAAAAGAAATTATTAAACGGACATTAAAAGCTTTTAGTAATAATAAAACGAAAACGGCAGAAGCCTTACAGTTATCAATACGTAATTTATATTACAAAATGGACAAGCTAAATCTAAAGGTAATAAAGGACAGTGAATAATATTGCTTGCAAAATATTGCGTACAATGCAATATTTTGCACTTTGTGCTTGGTTGCTTTTGATATGAAATTCTTTATCTGAAAGCGTTTTCCGTTTTTGGTGAAGTTGGCATCATTTTTGCATTAATATTAACGTGGAAGATCGGCATCATGAAAGGTAGGGTGAAATATGACGTTTGAAGACCTATTGCAACGGATTAAGGCGAACAATAGCAATAAGAAAAAAATAGCCATTGCCCATGCAATTGACGAGAGTCTCTTCTTAGCAGCTAAAAGAGCATTAGAAGCAGAGGTTGCCTCATTTGTTTTTGTTGGGCCAAAAGAGACGATGGTGAAATTGGCGGAAGCAGCAAACATCGCCAATAATGATGGTGTGACTTTTGTTGATTCGAGTAATGAAAAAGAGTCAGCCTCCAGCGCAACTTCACTAGTCAATAATGGTGAAGCTGATGTTTTGATGAAAGGTATGGTGGGGACATCAACTTTATTAAAGGCTGTTTTAAATAAAGAGAATGGATTGAGAAGTGGGAAGGTACTTTCTCACGTAGCAGCATTTGATCTACCAGAGCGAGATTCTTTATTATTACTCACGGATGCAGCAATGAACATTGCTCCTGATTTAAAAGAGAAGCTTGACATCGCTTCAAATGCCGTTGATGTAGCTCATCGCATCGGTATGGAGCAACCAAAAGTAGCTGCATTGGCAGCAGTAGAAACGGTTAACCCAGCAATGCAAGCGACGCTAGATGCTGCTGCACTTACGCAAATGAATCAACGAGGTCAACTTAAAGGATGCATTATGGATGGCCCTTTAGCGTTTGATATTTCGGTATCACCCGAAGCTGCGGCTCAGAAAAAAATAAATTCGGAAGTTGCAGGTCAAGCAGATCTTTTACTCGTCCCTTCAATTGAAACGGGAAATGCCATTTATAAGTCACTCACGATTTTTGGAAAAGCGAATGTGGGTGGCATCATTGCAGGAGCGAAAGCCCCGATTGTCCTGACAAGTAGAGCTGACTCAATTGAAAGTAAATTATTTTCTATGACGTTGGCTGTAGGTGCTGCACTTTAGGACTTTGTGATAGATCCAAAGCAAAAATGTGATGGGCAACCACGATAAATGCCCGTAAATTAGAGGAGGAATAATTAGATGGAAATCTTTAAGTACATGGAAAGTTATGACTATGAACAAGTGGTAGTATGTCAAGATCAACAATCGGGCTTAAAAGCGATCATCGCTATTCATGACACAACTCTTGGACCTGCTTTAGGTGGTACACGGATGTGGACATACGATAACGAATCAGCAGCATTTGAAGATGCGTTGCGATTGTCAAAAGGAATGACGTACAAAAATGCAGCGGCAGGGTTAAACCTTGGTGGAGGTAAGACAGTTATTATTGGCGATCCGCGCAAAGATAAAAATGAAGCAATGTTTCGTGCATTTGGTCGATATATCCAAGGGCTAAATGGTCGTTACATCACAGCTGAGGATGTAGGCACAACCGTTGACGATATGGATTTAGTCTATCAAGAGACAGATTATGTAACTGGTATTTCTCCTGCATTCGGTTCTTCTGGCAACCCTTCCCCGGTAACAGCTTATGGTGTTTATGTCGGGATGAAGGCAGCAGCAAAAGAAGCGTTTGGATCAGATTCATTACAAGGTAAGCGTGTTGCTGTTCAAGGGATTGGAAATGTTGCATTCAACCTTTGCCGTCACCTGCATAAAGAAGGTGCGAAGCTAATTGTAACGGACATTAATGAAGATGCCGTAGCGAAAGCTGTGACAGAATTCGGTGCAGAAGCGGTCAATATTGATGATATCTATAGTGTCGATTGTGATATCTATGCCCCATGTGCACTAGGTGCTACGATCAATGATGAAACGTTATCACAATTAAACGCAAAGGTCATTGCTGGTGCGGCGAATAACCAATTAAAAGAAACAAGACATGGTGAAGCTTTAGAAGAAAAAGGCATGATTTATGCTCCAGATTACGTGATTAACTCCGGCGGGGTAATCAATGTAGCAGATGAATTAAACGGGTATAACCGTGACCGAGCAATGAAAAAAGTAGAGACGATTTACGATAACATCTCGAAGATTTTTGAGATTGCCAAACGCGATAATATTCCATCTTACGTAGCTGCTGATCGAATGGCTGAAGAACGTATTGAAACGATGCGTCGTTCTCGTAAGCAGTTCTTGCAAAATGACATGAATATTATGAGTCGAGGAAAAAGGTAAGGATAACCGTATAATAACGGTAACCTTGATACATGATGGAGGTAAACGAAGTGGAACATAAAGAACATCGTATTTTAGCTATCAACCCAGGATCAACATCAACGAAAATTGGTATTTTTGACAATGAACGCTCGATTCTAGAAGAAACAATCCGTCATGATCGAGATACATTGTCAGACTATGATTCCATTATCGACCAGTACCCATTTCGAAAGCAGATGATTCTTGAAACATTAGATAATCAAGGAATCAACCTTTCTAAATTGTCTGCTGTCGTCGGCAGAGGGGGGCTTCTTCGTCCAATCGAAGGCGGCACTTATGAAGTGAATGAATTAATGCTTCAAGATTTGAGAGACGGATATTCAGGTCAACATGCTTCAAACCTTGGAGGAATTGTGGCCAATGAAATCGCAAAGCAACTTAACATTCCTTCATATATTGTTGACCCTGTAGTTGTTGATGAAATGCATGAACTAGCTAAAATTTCAGGATTTGCAGATTTTGAACGTAAAAGTATCTTTCACGCTCTTAATCAAAAAGCGGTAGCAAGAAGAGTAGCCAAAGATAAAGGGCGAGCTTATGAAGATTTGCGTCTGATTGTCGTTCATATGGGTGGTGGGATTACCGTTGGTGCCCATGAGAATGGCCGAGTCATTGACGTAAATAATGGTTTGCACGGGGAGGGCCCATTTTCTCCTGAACGTGCGGGATCAGTCCCTGCTGGAGACTTAGTCGCAATGTGTTTTAGTGGAGATTACTATTCAGATGAGATAATGAAAAAAATTGTAGGCCAAGGGGGCCTCGTTGGCCATCTCGGAACGAATGATGCTGTTGAAGTTGAAAAACGGATTGCATCAGGTGATGAGAAAGCGGAAAAGGTTTACAACGCAATGGCTTACCAGATTGCCAAGGAGGTGGCTGCTTCTGCTGCTGTTTTACGTGGTGAAATAGACGCCATTGTACTCACTGGTGGACTTGCGTATGGAAAAGACTTTGTCCATAAGATTATCGAACGGGTACATTGGATTGCTAACGTGGTCGTAAAACCTGGTGAAAATGAGCTACAAGCTCTTGCAGAAGGAGCACTGCGAGTATTAAGAGAAGAAGAAACGCCGAAAGTATACGCAGAAGATCAAGTGAAATCATCTGTAGAATTTAGCAATTAAAGGGAGGTCCACATGTCTCAAGAATATGATTTGGTTGTTTTAGGCGCCGGAACTGGTGGTTATGTGGCGGCGATCCGAGCTGCCCAACTGGGACTTAAGGTTGCCATAGTAGAGAAGGAAAAAGTAGGAGGAACTTGCTTACACAAAGGGTGTATTCCAAGTAAAGCACTTTTAAGAAGTGCGGAAGTTTATCAAACCGTTAAGAAAAGTGGTGATTTTGGCGTTGAAACCAATAAACCGACGCTTGATTTCAGTCAAGTTCAAAAGCGTAAAGACGGTATTGTAGATCAGCTATATAAAGGTGTTCAACACTTAATGAAAAAAGGAAAAATAGATGTATACGAAGGGCATGGAAGAATTTTGGGCCCGTCTATTTTCTCACCTTCACCGGGTACGATTTCTGTCGAAAATACAAAAGGAACCGAAAATGAAATGCTCGTTCCTAAAAATGTGTTAATTGCAACAGGGAGTCACCCACGGTCATTACCAGGACTTACTTTAAATGAATCGACGATTCTATCTTCAGATGAAGCGCTCAAAATGGAAACCCTGCCATCATCGATCACAATTGTAGGTGGAGGAGTTATTGGTGTGGAATGGGCATCAATGCTCGCTGATTTTGGTGTTGATGTGACGATTTTAGAGTATGCCTCACACGTTCTTCCTTTAGAAGATGAAGACATCTCAAAAGAAATGAAAAGAGCGTTAAAGAAAAAGGGAATTACCATTGTAACCGACGCCCGTGTTATTAGCGATCAGGTGGAAGAAAAAGATGGACAAGTGACGGTTCCGTATGAGCACAAAGGGGAGACGAAATCAGTCTCAACTGAAAAAGTACTTGTTTCAGTCGGGCGAGCAGCTAATGTTGATGATATCGGTTTACAAAACACTGATATTCAAGTTGAGAAAGGGTTCATTTCAGTAAACGAGCATTATCAAACGAAAGAATCCCATATTTACGCAATCGGCGACGTTATTGGTGGCCTACAATTAGCTCACGTAGCCTCACACGAAGGTATTGCAGCAGTTGAACATATGACGGGAGATGATGATGCACAGGCCATTGATCCTGATAATGTCGCAAAATGTACTTACTCATCTCCAGAAGTAGCCAATGTAGGTCTAACAGAAAAAGCAGCGAAAGAGAAAGGGTATGAAGTAAAAACAGGTACTTTTTCTTTTAAAGCAATTGGTAAGGCGCTCGTATACGGAGACACAACTGGCTTTGTTAAGTTTGTATCAGATGCAAAAACAGACGATTTACTTGGAGTACACATGATTGGTCCCCACGTAACAGATATGATTTCTGAAGCAGCTCTGGCTCGAGTTTTAGATGCTGCTCATTGGGAAGTAGCAGAAACGATTCACCCGCACCCAAGTCTTTCAGAGGCAATTGGGGAAGCCGCTTTAGCAGTGGATGGCCGTCAAATCCATGGATAAATAAATAGAAATGGTTGAACGATTAGAAGGAGGGAATACGATGGCAGAACAGCGCCACGAACAATTAGGGTTATCTAACGATGATGTTTTGGAAATGTATGAACAAATGCTTCTCGCTCGTATGATTGACGAGCGCATGTGGCTATTAAACAGAGCGGGGAAAATCCCGTTTGTTATTTCCTGTCAAGGTCAAGAGGGGGCTCAAGTAGGAGCAGCCTTGGCTTTAGATCGGGACAAAGATTACGCATTACCTTATTACCGGGATATGGGAGTCGTCTTAGCCTTCGGTATGACTCCACAAGAATTGATGCTCTCCGGGTTTGCAAAAGCAGAGGATCCAAACTCAGGTGGTCGTCAGATGCCTGGTCACTTTGGACAAAAGAAAAACAATATTGTAACAGGGTCTTCTCCTGTAACAACGCAAGTCCCTCATGCAGTTGGCTTTGCCCTTGCTGCAAAAATGAAAAATGAAGAATTTGTCAGCTTTACAACGTTTGGAGAAGGCTCTTCAAACCAAGGAGACTTCCATGAAGGGATTAACTTTGCAAGTGTTCACGACTTGCCGGTTATTTTCATGTGCGAGAACAACAAATATGCGATTTCAGTACCATACGATAAGCAGTTAAATTGTGAAAAAGTATCAGACCGTGCGGTTGGTTACGGTATTCATGGCGAAACGGTTGACGGAAATGATCCACTTGCCGTTTATGAAGCGGTTAAAAATGCCCGTGAACGCGCAATCCGCGGCGAAGGCCCATCACTTATTGAAACAGTATCCTATCGCCTAACGCCTCATTCAAGTGACGATGATGATAGTGTTTACCGTGAGCGTGAAGAAGTCGAAGAAGCAAAAAAGCTGGATGCGATTTATACTTTTGCGGACTATTTACGCGAAGCAGGCGTGTTAACAGAAGAAAAAGAAGAAGCGCTTAGAGAAAAACTAAGAAAATTGATCGATGAAGCAACAGACTATGCTGAAAAAGCGCCTTATGCCGATGCAAAAACCGCTTACGATCATGTATACGGAGGGGAGTAATACGATGGCTGTCAAATCTTATATTGAAGCAATTACATTAGCCATGAAAGAAGAGATGGAGCGAGACGACAACGTATTCGTATTAGGAGAAGACGTAGGTAGACGTGGAGGGGTTTTCCGCGCCACAAACGGTTTGTATGAGCAATTTGGTGAGTATCGTGCTCTTGATACCCCCTTAGCCGAATCAGCTATCGCGGGTGTGGGAATTGGTGCTGCAATGTATGGCATGCGCCCAATTGCAGAAATGCAGTTTGCTGATTTTATAATGCCTGCTGTAAACCAAATCGTTTCTGAAGCGGCAAAGATTCGTTACCGTTCTAATAATGACTGGAACTGTCCGATTACAATTCGTGCCCCTTATGGTGGCGGCGTACATGGTGCACTTTACCATTCTCAGTCTGTAGAAGCACTGTTTGCAAATGTACCAGGCTTGAAAATTGTCATGCCTTCAACACCACACGATGCCAAAGGACTGTTAAAAGCAGCAATCCGTGATGATGATCCGGTTCTTTTCTTTGAGCATAAAAGAGCTTACCGTTTAATTAAAGGCGAAGTTCCTGAAGACGACTATACACTTCCAATCGGAAAAGCAGATGTGAAGCGTGAAGGAGAAGATATTACCGTCATTACATACGGTTTGTGCGTTCACTTTGCTATGCAAGCAGCTGAAAAACTTGAAAAAGATGGATATAGTGCTCATATCCTCGACCTACGTACGGTTTACCCGTTAGATCGTGAAGCGATTGTAGAAGCAGCGAAGAAAACAGGAAAAGTCCTTCTCTTAACGGAAGACAACAAAGAAGGAAGTATTATGAGTGAAGTGTCTGCCATTATTTCTGAAGAATGCTTGTTTGAACTGGATGCTCCAGTACGCCGCCTATGCGGGCCAGATGTTCCATCTATGCCTTATGCACCGCCAATGGAAAAAGAATTTATGGTTAACCCTGATAAAGTAGAAGCTGAGATGCGTGATTTAGCTGAATTTTAAAATATATAAGGAGGTGCCTGTCTGTGGCAACAAATATTACGATGCCCCAACTCGGGGAAAGTGTAACGGAAGGTACGATTACTAAATGGCTGGTCGGGCCAGGAGATCAAGTAAATAAATACGATCCTATTGCTGAAGTAATGACAGATAAAGTAAATGCGGAAGTTCCTTCTTCGTATACTGGAACGATTGCAGAGCTTATTGCTGATGAAGATGAAACGATCAGTGTTGGTGAAGTTATTTGTACAATGGACGTAGAGGGAGAAGAAGGTGATACGAAAGAAGAGACCTCTGCTTCACCTGCTTCTGAAGCTCCGGAAGAGGAATCTACTCAAAAAACTGGAGGGGAAGACACGTCAGAGAAGAAGCGTTATTCTCCTGCCGTATTAAGAATGGCGCAAGAGCATGATATCGATTTAAACCAAGTGAGTGGGTCTGGACGAGGTGGACGTATTACTCGAAAAGATTTACAAGGCTTAATAGACAGTGGATCTGTGCCAAAACAAGGCCAAGCACCAAAAGAGCCAGCACCGAGCAAGCAGTCAACACCTAAAGAAATGGTTGCTAAAGAAAGCGCTGAAAAAGCGAAGGAAGAGCCGGCTGTTAAAGCACCTCAACAACCGAGTGCTGCTCCAGTTGCTAATGGTCGCGTAGAAGAGATTCCAGTTTCAGGTGTACGTAAAGCGATCGCTCAAAATATGGTGAAATCAAAACACGAAGCACCTCACGCGTGGATGATGGTCGAAGTGGACGTGACAAACCTCGTTGGCTACCGCAACAAAGTGAAAAACAAATTTGCTGATCAAGAAGGTATGAAGCTTACATTTTTACCTTTCTTCGTAAAAGCTGTTGTTGATGGGTTGAAAAAGTATCCGCAAATCAATTCCAGCTGGCAAGGCGATAAGATCATTCGTCACAAAGATGTTCATATTTCCCTTGCAGTTGCAACAGAAGAATCTCTCTTCGTGCCGGTAATTAAGCATGCCGATGAGCAATCAGTGAAGGGCCTAGCAAGACAAATCGATGGCCTGGCGAGTAAAGTTCGGTCAAATCAGTTAAGCCAAGCAGATATGCAAGGCGGAACGTTTACTGTAAATAACACGGGATCATTCGGTTCGGTGTTGTCACAGCCGATCATCAATCACCCGCAAGCAGCAATTCTTTCTGTGGAATCGATCGTGAAGAAGCCGGTCGTATTAGACAACGACGCTATTGCTGTAAGACATATGGTGAATCTCTGTATGTCGCTGGACCACCGTGTATTAGATGGGTTAATCTGTGGTAAGTTTATGGCTGATGTGAAAGCAACATTAGAGAATATGAACGAAGATACGATCAGTCTTTACTAATTAAATTACAACAAAAACTGTCTCAATTATTTGAGGCAGTTTTTTATCGTTTAGGAATTTATATTTGCTTAGGTTGTGGATAACTTTTTAGTAATTGGAGTAACATTTAGCGCAAGCGACAAGCATTACTTCGTGAATAAGCTGCTGATTGTCTCGACGGATAGCAGCGAGGAGGACTGAAAAGAGTCCACCTGTAACTGATTTGAACGATAATTTTACTTATCAAAAAGCACCAAACTTTACGAATACAGCTTTCTTT encodes the following:
- the bcd gene encoding branched-chain amino acid dehydrogenase gives rise to the protein MEIFKYMESYDYEQVVVCQDQQSGLKAIIAIHDTTLGPALGGTRMWTYDNESAAFEDALRLSKGMTYKNAAAGLNLGGGKTVIIGDPRKDKNEAMFRAFGRYIQGLNGRYITAEDVGTTVDDMDLVYQETDYVTGISPAFGSSGNPSPVTAYGVYVGMKAAAKEAFGSDSLQGKRVAVQGIGNVAFNLCRHLHKEGAKLIVTDINEDAVAKAVTEFGAEAVNIDDIYSVDCDIYAPCALGATINDETLSQLNAKVIAGAANNQLKETRHGEALEEKGMIYAPDYVINSGGVINVADELNGYNRDRAMKKVETIYDNISKIFEIAKRDNIPSYVAADRMAEERIETMRRSRKQFLQNDMNIMSRGKR
- the lpdA gene encoding dihydrolipoyl dehydrogenase, whose amino-acid sequence is MSQEYDLVVLGAGTGGYVAAIRAAQLGLKVAIVEKEKVGGTCLHKGCIPSKALLRSAEVYQTVKKSGDFGVETNKPTLDFSQVQKRKDGIVDQLYKGVQHLMKKGKIDVYEGHGRILGPSIFSPSPGTISVENTKGTENEMLVPKNVLIATGSHPRSLPGLTLNESTILSSDEALKMETLPSSITIVGGGVIGVEWASMLADFGVDVTILEYASHVLPLEDEDISKEMKRALKKKGITIVTDARVISDQVEEKDGQVTVPYEHKGETKSVSTEKVLVSVGRAANVDDIGLQNTDIQVEKGFISVNEHYQTKESHIYAIGDVIGGLQLAHVASHEGIAAVEHMTGDDDAQAIDPDNVAKCTYSSPEVANVGLTEKAAKEKGYEVKTGTFSFKAIGKALVYGDTTGFVKFVSDAKTDDLLGVHMIGPHVTDMISEAALARVLDAAHWEVAETIHPHPSLSEAIGEAALAVDGRQIHG
- a CDS encoding thiamine pyrophosphate-dependent dehydrogenase E1 component subunit alpha, with product MAEQRHEQLGLSNDDVLEMYEQMLLARMIDERMWLLNRAGKIPFVISCQGQEGAQVGAALALDRDKDYALPYYRDMGVVLAFGMTPQELMLSGFAKAEDPNSGGRQMPGHFGQKKNNIVTGSSPVTTQVPHAVGFALAAKMKNEEFVSFTTFGEGSSNQGDFHEGINFASVHDLPVIFMCENNKYAISVPYDKQLNCEKVSDRAVGYGIHGETVDGNDPLAVYEAVKNARERAIRGEGPSLIETVSYRLTPHSSDDDDSVYREREEVEEAKKLDAIYTFADYLREAGVLTEEKEEALREKLRKLIDEATDYAEKAPYADAKTAYDHVYGGE
- a CDS encoding glycosyltransferase family 2 protein, with translation MMRVDVIIPAYNEEENIELTLQTLRHQSWLERIYVIDDGSIDQTAKVASKYADEVFRFHLNQGKAAAAITGLRQARGEYVMLLDADLRSTAKEASKLLSPLLKKEADVTIAEFPITLNGKGLGFMKRRAQQVLFRQFYVKLFSPLSGQRAFHRKWVNYLSEDVRDSRFGFEMACNFDFLSRGAVIKEVPTFMEHHAYGKTIHGFLHRSKQWYEMERFLWQRTSGNLY
- the buk gene encoding butyrate kinase, coding for MEVNEVEHKEHRILAINPGSTSTKIGIFDNERSILEETIRHDRDTLSDYDSIIDQYPFRKQMILETLDNQGINLSKLSAVVGRGGLLRPIEGGTYEVNELMLQDLRDGYSGQHASNLGGIVANEIAKQLNIPSYIVDPVVVDEMHELAKISGFADFERKSIFHALNQKAVARRVAKDKGRAYEDLRLIVVHMGGGITVGAHENGRVIDVNNGLHGEGPFSPERAGSVPAGDLVAMCFSGDYYSDEIMKKIVGQGGLVGHLGTNDAVEVEKRIASGDEKAEKVYNAMAYQIAKEVAASAAVLRGEIDAIVLTGGLAYGKDFVHKIIERVHWIANVVVKPGENELQALAEGALRVLREEETPKVYAEDQVKSSVEFSN
- a CDS encoding DUF2627 domain-containing protein — encoded protein: MTLQRFLALLVLLIPGFIAGYGIKLMRDTVFQILNIPYPSLLLQFFIGLLALILGVWFIGGFILHRDRKNKKVAPRFQLKEKKQV
- a CDS encoding bifunctional enoyl-CoA hydratase/phosphate acetyltransferase; the encoded protein is MTFEDLLQRIKANNSNKKKIAIAHAIDESLFLAAKRALEAEVASFVFVGPKETMVKLAEAANIANNDGVTFVDSSNEKESASSATSLVNNGEADVLMKGMVGTSTLLKAVLNKENGLRSGKVLSHVAAFDLPERDSLLLLTDAAMNIAPDLKEKLDIASNAVDVAHRIGMEQPKVAALAAVETVNPAMQATLDAAALTQMNQRGQLKGCIMDGPLAFDISVSPEAAAQKKINSEVAGQADLLLVPSIETGNAIYKSLTIFGKANVGGIIAGAKAPIVLTSRADSIESKLFSMTLAVGAAL
- a CDS encoding sigma-54 interaction domain-containing protein, whose product is MVKKILLIGGGTGGAALFDVLHRTAHTQVEGVVDLNIKSPGCLKAKRAHIPVFTQWQKALSQLSGIDTVIEVTGDPALYENLRNELSAKPITLIPSSVASILFYLIEEKEELLNEKTKHFSKLELILNSTHDGMIAIDDEERITLINKRAEEIAGLKKEDTIGKAIHSVLPSSKLPRILKTGRVERNQRQAIYQGRAIITTRLPMKVGNHTIGALAVFKDITEIEQMAEEVTNLKSVQTMLEAIIHSSDDAISVVDEEGKGLIINPAYTRLTGLTPEEVLNKPATTDISEGESMHLQVIKTRKPVRGTRLKVGPKRKDVIVNVAPVIVDGTLKGSIGIIHDVSELETLNTELERAKQIIRTLEAKYTFEDIIGDSEEFNIAIEQAKMAATTPATILLRGESGTGKELFAHAIHNGSDRKYNKFVRVNCAAISESLLESELFGYEEGAFSGAKRGGKKGLFEEAHGGTIFLDEIGELKSETQAKLLRVLQEKEVVRVGSTKTIDIDVRVVAATNVNLEQKMNEKEFRSDLYYRLNRMPIQIPPLRARKEDIPNICQHLLTKLNQDYGRNVEGLTESGLNHLMNYNWPGNVRELENILGRAMIHMHYSQILIDTTHLPPLAMEKSSTSKQAEEKLGEESIGSLQEQMEEKEKEIIKRTLKAFSNNKTKTAEALQLSIRNLYYKMDKLNLKVIKDSE